In the Vibrio gigantis genome, one interval contains:
- a CDS encoding STAS domain-containing protein, which yields MELRKIDLNTTTLTLSIFGDLDAAGSRDAQTDIDDVISNDGHQEIEVDFSQVEFLDSSGVGAIVYMFKRLTERERNMRLENVTGQPLEIMNLLRIGHAIPVNSKSPTNS from the coding sequence ATGGAACTACGTAAGATTGATTTGAACACAACGACACTGACGCTTTCTATCTTTGGTGATTTGGATGCAGCAGGCAGTCGCGATGCACAAACAGACATCGATGATGTTATTTCTAACGATGGCCACCAAGAAATTGAAGTTGATTTCAGTCAAGTAGAGTTTTTGGATTCATCCGGTGTCGGCGCAATAGTCTATATGTTTAAGCGCTTGACTGAGCGTGAACGAAACATGCGACTTGAGAATGTAACTGGGCAGCCACTTGAAATTATGAACCTATTACGAATAGGTCACGCTATACCAGTAAACTCAAAAAGTCCTACTAATTCATGA
- a CDS encoding DNA ligase — translation MRLTKLALATLWACSLPSHSSYLPPDHLVLANSYQQGIDVSEYWKSEKLDGIRALWDGEHLYTRNGNRIYSPKWFTENLPKVHLEGELWAGRGKFHIVQSTVLDHTPSDTAWRQIDFMLFDMPGAAGDYQKRYYNIMHWVNVIGEPHVSYIEHVPIHNEEALFHQLDNIDESNGEGLMLRKITSRYQAGRSNDLLKLKRHHDAEATVIGYKGGTGKYKGMMGSILVHTEEGVEFYIGSGFSDQMRLTPPEIGSRITFRYNGFTQNGKPKFARFVREKSEY, via the coding sequence ATGAGATTAACCAAACTAGCTTTAGCCACTCTATGGGCGTGTTCGCTTCCATCTCATTCATCGTATCTCCCACCCGACCATTTGGTGCTTGCAAACTCCTACCAGCAAGGCATAGATGTTTCTGAATATTGGAAGAGTGAAAAACTCGATGGAATAAGGGCTCTATGGGACGGTGAACATCTTTATACTCGTAATGGCAATCGAATTTACTCACCGAAGTGGTTTACCGAAAACTTGCCTAAAGTACATCTCGAAGGCGAACTGTGGGCAGGAAGAGGCAAGTTCCATATCGTCCAATCTACCGTTCTTGACCATACGCCTAGTGACACAGCATGGCGCCAAATAGATTTCATGCTGTTTGATATGCCTGGTGCTGCAGGCGATTATCAAAAGCGCTATTACAACATTATGCATTGGGTAAATGTCATTGGAGAACCTCATGTCAGCTACATAGAACATGTGCCTATTCACAATGAAGAAGCACTGTTCCATCAACTCGATAACATCGATGAGAGTAACGGCGAAGGTTTGATGCTTAGGAAGATCACCAGTCGTTATCAAGCGGGCAGAAGTAATGACCTGTTAAAGCTGAAAAGGCATCACGATGCCGAAGCCACGGTTATTGGCTATAAAGGCGGAACAGGGAAGTATAAAGGGATGATGGGTTCGATTTTGGTTCACACGGAGGAGGGGGTGGAGTTTTATATTGGCAGTGGGTTCAGTGACCAGATGAGACTCACACCACCTGAGATCGGCAGTCGTATTACCTTTCGTTACAATGGCTTTACTCAAAACGGAAAACCCAAGTTTGCGCGCTTTGTTCGAGAGAAGAGTGAATATTGA
- a CDS encoding P-loop NTPase family protein: MAISAIQAEVEQLYLASELNSKRSLCITACDAGDGVTSIATALAERFMLAGHSTLYVDLNLFNPAFKDLHMLEEKQQGRLIEHVESHRLFMGVPAPQVTSTQLAYKDPETLTRVVSQWLDTYDRVVVDTSPLLNINKGNIPAQSVASACDCTLLVVAYGETSTHNLTQAKKLLDAQNIFLLGCVMNMKHTPSFANELIRQVNKLKLLPRSLQEKIKSSISRNEFLNLPL, from the coding sequence ATGGCTATTTCAGCAATACAAGCAGAAGTAGAGCAACTCTACTTAGCCTCTGAACTTAATAGCAAGCGCTCTTTGTGTATTACGGCTTGCGATGCGGGTGACGGTGTAACATCAATTGCAACTGCTCTCGCGGAACGCTTTATGCTAGCTGGGCATTCTACCCTGTATGTGGATCTCAATTTATTCAACCCGGCATTCAAAGATTTACATATGCTGGAAGAAAAGCAACAAGGAAGACTCATTGAACATGTTGAGTCTCATCGCCTTTTTATGGGGGTTCCTGCCCCTCAAGTCACATCCACTCAACTGGCCTACAAAGATCCAGAAACGCTGACCAGAGTCGTAAGCCAATGGTTAGACACATATGATCGAGTGGTTGTCGACACCTCACCTCTATTGAATATTAATAAAGGCAATATACCCGCCCAATCGGTAGCGAGTGCTTGTGATTGCACGTTACTTGTTGTCGCCTATGGAGAAACTTCGACGCACAACTTAACTCAAGCAAAAAAGTTACTTGATGCACAAAATATCTTTCTTCTTGGATGTGTGATGAATATGAAACACACCCCAAGTTTCGCTAATGAATTGATACGCCAAGTAAATAAACTGAAGCTCCTTCCTCGCTCACTACAGGAGAAAATTAAAAGTTCGATATCTAGAAATGAGTTTCTCAATTTACCTCTATAA
- a CDS encoding MATE family efflux transporter: protein MHRYKEESSNLIKLATPVLIASVAQTGMGFVDTVMAGGVSAIDMAAVSIAASIWLPSILFGVGLLMALVPVVAQLNGSGRQVKIPFEIQQGAFLALVISLPIIGVLFQTQLILEWMDIEQLMAEKTIGYMNAVMFAVPAFLLFQTLRSFTDGMSLTKPAMVIGFIGLLLNIPLNWMFVYGKLGAPALGGVGCGVATAIVYWVMFALLFAYVLTSKRLAKINIFGTFHKPQLKAQIRLFRLGFPVAAAIFFEVTLFAVVSLLVAPLGSLIVAAHQVAINFSSLVFMIPMSIGAAVSIRVGHKLGENNTEGAKIATHVGIIVGLATALMTAALTVVFREQVSLLYTENTAVITVAMQLLLFAAVYQCTDAIQVIAAGALRGYKDMRSIFNITFVAYWLLGLPIGYILGMKDWIVEPMGAHGFWIGFIVGLTSAAIMLGMRLHWMHKQDDDVQLEFSSR, encoded by the coding sequence GTGCATCGTTACAAAGAAGAATCCTCGAATCTAATCAAACTTGCGACCCCAGTACTGATCGCATCCGTTGCACAAACTGGTATGGGTTTTGTTGATACCGTCATGGCCGGTGGCGTAAGTGCTATCGATATGGCAGCGGTTTCGATTGCTGCAAGTATCTGGCTACCATCAATCTTATTTGGTGTAGGTCTATTGATGGCGTTGGTTCCTGTTGTTGCACAACTGAATGGTTCTGGTCGACAAGTAAAAATTCCATTTGAGATACAACAAGGCGCGTTTTTAGCACTCGTCATCTCCCTTCCAATCATTGGCGTTCTTTTTCAGACACAGTTGATATTGGAGTGGATGGACATTGAACAACTCATGGCAGAAAAGACTATCGGCTATATGAATGCCGTGATGTTCGCTGTACCCGCATTTTTGTTGTTCCAGACATTGAGAAGCTTTACAGACGGTATGTCTTTAACTAAGCCTGCAATGGTGATTGGTTTTATTGGTTTGCTATTAAACATCCCACTTAACTGGATGTTCGTATACGGAAAACTTGGTGCTCCTGCACTAGGCGGGGTCGGCTGTGGCGTTGCAACAGCTATTGTATATTGGGTTATGTTTGCACTGCTGTTCGCTTACGTTTTAACCTCAAAGCGTTTAGCGAAAATCAACATCTTCGGTACGTTCCATAAACCTCAACTTAAAGCTCAAATTCGACTGTTTAGACTTGGTTTCCCAGTCGCGGCAGCTATCTTCTTTGAGGTAACTTTATTCGCGGTGGTTTCTTTGTTGGTTGCGCCACTCGGCTCATTGATTGTTGCCGCACACCAAGTTGCGATCAACTTCTCTTCGCTGGTTTTCATGATTCCAATGAGTATTGGTGCAGCAGTGAGTATTCGTGTTGGCCATAAGTTAGGTGAAAACAACACAGAAGGCGCAAAGATCGCAACGCACGTGGGTATCATTGTTGGTTTAGCTACAGCATTAATGACAGCAGCCTTAACTGTAGTGTTCAGAGAGCAGGTATCATTACTTTACACAGAGAACACCGCGGTAATTACTGTTGCAATGCAATTGCTATTGTTCGCAGCGGTTTACCAATGTACTGATGCAATCCAAGTTATTGCAGCAGGTGCTCTGCGTGGCTACAAAGACATGCGTTCGATCTTCAATATTACCTTCGTTGCTTATTGGTTGCTTGGTCTTCCTATCGGCTACATCTTAGGTATGAAAGATTGGATTGTTGAACCTATGGGCGCGCACGGTTTCTGGATTGGTTTCATTGTCGGTCTAACATCTGCAGCCATTATGTTGGGTATGCGCTTGCACTGGATGCATAAGCAGGACGACGACGTTCAATTAGAATTTAGTTCTCGCTAG
- a CDS encoding DUF3802 family protein, whose protein sequence is MVVETDGYLALIEHLSFNLDVFTNSNGDTGNESVEDIVTDMISTNIMAIFEQNPELHSSVRFQLLKEADAVVADLGEVLAGVWAKKATNEQIVFLDEYIALVKNLFDTAVAKYD, encoded by the coding sequence GTGGTTGTAGAAACCGATGGCTATTTGGCTTTGATCGAGCACCTATCATTTAATCTTGATGTGTTTACCAATAGTAATGGTGATACTGGAAACGAAAGTGTCGAAGATATTGTTACCGACATGATTTCAACGAACATCATGGCTATTTTCGAGCAAAACCCAGAATTGCATTCGAGCGTTCGTTTTCAGCTTTTAAAAGAAGCAGATGCCGTAGTAGCGGACCTTGGTGAAGTATTAGCGGGTGTTTGGGCTAAGAAAGCGACGAACGAACAAATTGTATTCCTCGATGAATACATCGCGTTAGTGAAGAACCTGTTTGATACTGCTGTTGCTAAGTACGACTAA
- a CDS encoding CPXCG motif-containing cysteine-rich protein translates to MHKYTEKHVSCPHCGHAISITLDASNGSQDFYDDCPACCNAIHLDMQVDEVRDRINLSIDADDEQVF, encoded by the coding sequence ATGCATAAATACACAGAGAAACATGTCTCCTGCCCCCACTGTGGGCATGCAATCAGCATAACGCTCGATGCTTCTAATGGAAGCCAAGATTTTTATGACGATTGCCCTGCGTGTTGCAATGCCATTCACCTCGATATGCAGGTAGATGAAGTGAGAGACAGAATTAATCTTTCGATTGATGCCGACGACGAACAAGTCTTCTAA
- a CDS encoding OmpA family protein has product MKILKNYIALSLSALVLGCTSYPESGTGGLAESYDSINYLNSDFSPVMPDEPLGPEHGLRFDWQLAKLHLDALIQEGARWCFPAAVVQAIEKQNRIARELQGGLLLDAANDLVIQRKRLNELEVQLDYVTSQARCEPPKNANQFRMQLSVIEQLYDLLNVDNQFAHDSTEVNPKYMGHLAEATTLLKDHKSLDLIVTGHADASGSEEYNDKLALGRAKQVERYLTIFGLSPQRIKAVSVGETVPLFEDESDGTRLTNRRVSIEIISPKNAATMGGAL; this is encoded by the coding sequence ATGAAAATACTCAAAAACTACATAGCCCTTTCTCTGTCTGCTCTGGTTCTGGGTTGTACTAGCTACCCAGAATCAGGAACAGGAGGACTCGCTGAAAGTTATGATTCAATCAATTATTTGAATTCCGACTTCTCTCCTGTGATGCCTGATGAGCCACTTGGTCCTGAACACGGTTTACGTTTTGATTGGCAACTCGCAAAACTTCATTTAGATGCATTAATCCAAGAAGGTGCACGTTGGTGCTTCCCCGCAGCGGTAGTCCAGGCTATTGAAAAGCAAAATCGTATTGCTCGCGAACTGCAAGGAGGTCTTCTTCTTGATGCAGCCAACGACTTAGTCATCCAAAGAAAGCGTCTTAATGAACTTGAAGTTCAATTGGACTACGTCACTTCACAAGCTCGCTGTGAACCACCTAAAAATGCCAACCAATTTAGAATGCAGCTTTCGGTCATTGAACAACTGTACGACCTACTTAACGTCGATAATCAATTCGCTCATGACTCGACCGAAGTTAACCCAAAATACATGGGACACTTGGCTGAAGCGACAACTCTACTGAAAGATCATAAATCGCTAGATCTTATCGTTACTGGGCATGCTGATGCGTCTGGGTCAGAGGAATACAACGATAAACTGGCGCTTGGGCGTGCAAAACAAGTTGAGCGTTACTTAACTATTTTCGGGCTTAGCCCACAAAGAATTAAAGCAGTATCTGTCGGTGAGACCGTCCCTCTTTTCGAAGATGAATCAGACGGAACACGATTAACAAACCGAAGAGTAAGTATCGAAATAATATCGCCTAAAAACGCAGCCACAATGGGAGGAGCGTTATGA
- a CDS encoding riboflavin synthase subunit alpha, which produces MFTGIVQGMATLVAINKKELFQTHTIELSDEMVEGLAIGASVAHNGCCLTVTEISGNQIAFDLMQATLRLTNLGQLNVGDKVNVERAAKFGDEIGGHSMSGHITLMANLVDVIKTENNRTLWFELPEESMKYVLSKGYIGVDGCSLTIGEVEENRFSVHLIPETLNRTLFGGREVGDQVNIEFDPQTQAIVDTVERVLANQK; this is translated from the coding sequence ATGTTTACAGGTATCGTTCAAGGCATGGCAACACTGGTTGCTATAAACAAAAAAGAGTTGTTTCAAACTCATACCATTGAGCTAAGCGACGAAATGGTTGAGGGATTAGCAATTGGTGCTTCAGTAGCTCATAACGGTTGTTGCTTAACGGTAACGGAAATTTCAGGTAACCAGATTGCTTTTGATTTAATGCAAGCGACATTGCGCTTGACGAACTTAGGCCAACTGAATGTTGGTGACAAAGTGAATGTCGAACGTGCAGCCAAGTTTGGTGATGAAATCGGCGGACATAGTATGTCAGGCCACATTACTCTGATGGCTAACCTCGTTGATGTGATTAAGACTGAGAATAACCGTACACTTTGGTTCGAACTACCAGAAGAATCGATGAAGTACGTGTTGAGCAAGGGTTACATCGGCGTTGATGGTTGTTCATTGACGATTGGCGAAGTGGAAGAGAACCGTTTCTCTGTTCACCTAATTCCAGAAACGCTGAATCGCACTCTGTTTGGCGGCCGTGAAGTCGGCGACCAAGTGAACATTGAGTTTGACCCTCAAACACAGGCGATTGTTGATACTGTAGAGCGTGTATTAGCAAACCAAAAGTAG
- a CDS encoding SLBB domain-containing protein: MKTIMLLLMTVSLSLFTSASKSADEFKGAVQVGDLIQVNVPGESTLNIGFQVDKRGRITLPEVGTVFVAGYNGKQLEKVVLEALSTAYKDLSNATVYVKEQQIIISVQGYVEQPGEYTLPLGSSVQMALYAAGGLRSGAQLDKFILKRGSEKNEFNYKRFLDSGDEGNLPTLQSLDAIFVPASPLVGNIEQEFDAAKLANSGDSADSRNSIKVFGEVNAPGSFTYKENTDLVDVLMRSGGVTRYAGVEQIRVISNNTPTLFNLKRYLDSGDESMLPVLRPGSTIFVPKQEEEIKSGSNTVYVMGEVAEPGAFEGKKGATFMDILANAGGPTRFAESRQIRVIKANGRVLRFDLAAYTEGISKSGPPSILPGDAIFVPEKTDMNEKSWLKISPDRAVNVIGEVVRPGRIEWSDEMDFMGLLSHVGGPTLRADTTKIEVVTRRKLVVFDLDEFIKNGAPRDQLPAIRAGSIVRVHDLPQDPSDNKSQWVRQSSDASIYIFGQVNSPGRYRFTKEMHFLDILSAADGPTKDADIHNIRVTHRDKTYAQVSKLNLSLYFETGDESLLPNVTTGDTIYIPEKDKNWLDRSKESTVRVLGAVNNPGRYVFNDNMTILDILAEAAGPTENAYVEKITIVNMSCCQGQARTFDLVEFSKTANIYNLPVLRAGDTIYIPDRRESFMEKARVGLEDILRLTTTIVLIGAL; the protein is encoded by the coding sequence ATGAAAACTATAATGTTGCTACTCATGACGGTGTCCCTGTCTCTGTTTACTAGTGCCTCTAAGAGCGCAGACGAATTTAAAGGTGCGGTTCAAGTTGGTGATCTTATTCAAGTTAACGTACCCGGTGAGAGTACATTGAATATAGGTTTCCAAGTCGATAAACGTGGACGAATTACCCTTCCGGAGGTGGGAACTGTATTTGTTGCTGGATACAACGGTAAACAATTGGAAAAAGTCGTTTTGGAAGCTCTGTCTACGGCATACAAAGATTTATCCAACGCAACGGTTTATGTCAAAGAACAGCAAATCATTATTTCGGTGCAAGGTTATGTGGAACAACCAGGAGAATACACTCTACCGCTAGGTTCAAGCGTACAAATGGCACTTTACGCTGCCGGTGGTTTACGCTCAGGAGCCCAGTTAGACAAATTTATCTTAAAACGTGGCTCTGAAAAAAATGAATTTAATTACAAACGTTTTCTAGATTCCGGTGATGAGGGAAACCTACCCACTCTACAGTCTCTTGATGCGATATTCGTTCCTGCTTCACCTTTGGTGGGTAACATTGAACAAGAGTTTGATGCAGCGAAACTAGCCAACTCTGGTGATAGTGCAGACTCTCGAAACTCTATAAAAGTATTCGGTGAGGTAAACGCACCTGGATCTTTTACCTATAAAGAAAATACCGATCTTGTTGACGTGCTTATGCGCTCTGGTGGCGTGACACGTTATGCTGGTGTTGAACAGATCCGCGTTATCTCAAACAATACACCGACTCTATTTAACCTTAAGCGTTACTTAGATTCGGGGGATGAAAGCATGCTACCTGTGTTGCGTCCGGGTTCAACGATATTTGTTCCTAAGCAAGAAGAAGAAATTAAGTCGGGTTCGAATACTGTGTATGTGATGGGCGAAGTGGCGGAGCCTGGTGCTTTTGAAGGTAAGAAAGGCGCAACGTTTATGGACATTCTTGCCAATGCCGGAGGCCCTACTCGTTTCGCTGAATCTCGACAAATACGTGTTATCAAAGCAAACGGGCGCGTATTGAGATTCGATCTAGCCGCTTACACTGAGGGGATCTCAAAGTCAGGTCCTCCGTCAATTCTTCCAGGTGATGCGATTTTTGTACCTGAAAAAACAGATATGAACGAAAAATCTTGGTTAAAAATATCACCAGACCGAGCCGTTAATGTCATTGGTGAAGTCGTTCGCCCAGGGCGTATCGAATGGTCTGACGAGATGGACTTTATGGGACTGCTATCTCATGTAGGCGGGCCAACACTTCGCGCAGACACCACAAAAATTGAAGTGGTAACACGTCGAAAATTAGTCGTCTTTGACCTTGATGAGTTTATTAAAAATGGTGCACCAAGAGATCAACTTCCCGCAATTCGTGCTGGGTCAATCGTTCGTGTTCACGATTTACCCCAAGACCCATCAGACAATAAATCGCAGTGGGTTCGTCAAAGCTCAGATGCTTCAATTTATATCTTTGGACAAGTGAACTCTCCGGGCCGTTACCGCTTCACCAAAGAAATGCACTTCTTAGATATATTGTCTGCTGCCGACGGCCCTACTAAGGATGCCGATATTCACAACATTCGGGTAACGCACCGTGACAAAACCTACGCCCAAGTGAGCAAGTTAAACCTATCTCTATATTTTGAAACAGGTGATGAATCACTACTGCCGAATGTAACAACTGGCGACACCATCTACATTCCAGAGAAAGACAAAAATTGGTTAGATCGCTCAAAAGAGTCCACCGTGAGAGTGCTTGGTGCGGTCAATAACCCAGGACGTTACGTATTCAACGATAACATGACTATTTTAGATATCTTAGCCGAAGCTGCTGGCCCTACTGAGAATGCGTATGTTGAAAAAATAACTATCGTTAACATGTCTTGTTGTCAGGGTCAGGCGCGAACATTTGATTTAGTCGAGTTCAGTAAAACGGCCAACATTTACAACCTACCAGTACTGCGCGCTGGTGACACAATCTACATCCCAGATCGCCGTGAGAGCTTTATGGAAAAAGCTCGTGTAGGTCTAGAAGACATACTACGTCTAACAACAACGATCGTCTTAATAGGAGCTTTGTGA
- a CDS encoding phosphate/phosphite/phosphonate ABC transporter substrate-binding protein — MKNLTLLILALLPTLTYADTFTFGIVPQQSASRLAQQWTPILAKISQESGHTIIFETAKDIPMFEQRLASGDYDFAYMNPFHFVTFNNSVGYSAMAKAKDKRLKGIMVVRKDSGITSLDQLDNTTLAFPAPAAFAATLLTQAGLKQRNIHFEPNYVSSHDSVYLSVAKGFYPSGGGIIRTFNALDPEVRDQLTPIYTSKGFTPHAIANHPRVDSEVVQKVQASFVQLAQTEEGKTLLSPLRIKAFETAVNVDWDDVRALNIKQKDTMPMTVNKDQ, encoded by the coding sequence ATGAAAAATCTAACGTTATTAATCTTGGCTTTGCTACCGACATTAACTTATGCAGATACCTTCACATTCGGTATTGTCCCTCAACAATCTGCAAGTAGACTCGCGCAGCAATGGACCCCAATACTCGCGAAAATAAGTCAAGAATCGGGTCACACAATCATCTTTGAAACCGCGAAAGATATCCCTATGTTTGAGCAGCGTCTTGCTAGCGGTGACTATGATTTTGCGTATATGAATCCTTTCCACTTCGTTACTTTTAATAACAGTGTTGGCTATAGTGCGATGGCCAAAGCCAAAGACAAACGCCTAAAAGGTATAATGGTCGTGCGTAAAGATAGCGGTATTACAAGCTTGGATCAGTTAGACAATACTACCCTTGCCTTCCCCGCTCCTGCTGCGTTTGCGGCAACGTTGCTAACACAAGCTGGCCTGAAACAAAGAAACATTCATTTTGAACCTAACTATGTCTCTTCACATGATTCAGTGTACCTTTCTGTGGCCAAGGGGTTCTATCCATCTGGAGGTGGTATCATCCGAACCTTCAACGCATTAGATCCAGAAGTTAGAGATCAGCTTACTCCTATTTACACCTCCAAAGGTTTTACACCTCATGCTATCGCGAACCATCCGAGAGTCGACTCGGAGGTTGTACAAAAAGTCCAAGCCTCTTTTGTTCAATTAGCCCAGACCGAAGAAGGCAAAACGTTACTTTCACCATTAAGAATTAAAGCTTTTGAAACAGCGGTCAATGTCGACTGGGATGATGTTCGTGCATTAAACATTAAACAGAAAGACACCATGCCCATGACAGTAAACAAGGATCAATAG
- a CDS encoding fructosamine kinase family protein, producing the protein MWQAISQQLSDTLLFNFQITERIKLSGGDINDCYMISDGNERYFVKVNQREFLPKFEIEAENLRLLRETSTVYVPELVLIGKTKECSFIILNYLPTKPLETGNNSFDFGVQLAQLHQWGEQKEFGCDQDNYIGSTLQPNPWHKKWGRFFSEQRIGFQLQLLKEKGIEFGDIDDIVDVVNMRLAGHNPRPSLLHGDLWNGNVANSAFGPICYDPACYWGDHECDLALTELFEGFPKEFYEGYQSVNPLDVGYTERKDIYNLYHLLNHCNQFGGEYLAQTEACIQKIQAV; encoded by the coding sequence ATGTGGCAGGCCATTTCTCAACAACTTTCAGATACTCTTCTATTTAACTTCCAGATTACTGAACGTATCAAGCTTTCTGGTGGTGACATTAACGATTGCTATATGATCAGTGATGGTAATGAACGTTACTTTGTTAAAGTGAATCAGCGAGAATTTTTACCTAAGTTTGAAATTGAAGCCGAGAACTTACGTTTGTTAAGAGAAACCTCCACTGTTTACGTTCCCGAATTAGTGCTTATTGGCAAAACCAAAGAGTGTTCGTTCATTATTCTCAATTACTTGCCAACCAAACCACTTGAGACGGGTAATAATAGCTTCGATTTCGGAGTACAACTTGCGCAACTTCATCAATGGGGCGAGCAAAAAGAGTTCGGTTGTGACCAAGACAACTATATCGGCAGCACACTTCAACCTAACCCTTGGCATAAGAAATGGGGTCGTTTTTTCTCTGAGCAACGCATTGGCTTCCAACTCCAATTACTAAAAGAGAAAGGCATCGAATTTGGTGATATAGATGACATCGTTGATGTGGTGAATATGCGCCTTGCTGGCCACAATCCTCGCCCTTCTCTGCTTCATGGTGATCTTTGGAATGGTAATGTCGCAAATTCAGCCTTTGGGCCTATATGTTACGACCCTGCTTGTTACTGGGGCGATCATGAATGCGATTTGGCGTTAACGGAATTGTTTGAAGGGTTTCCAAAAGAGTTTTATGAAGGTTACCAAAGCGTCAATCCACTCGACGTTGGCTATACTGAACGGAAAGACATTTACAACTTGTACCATCTTCTTAACCACTGCAATCAATTTGGCGGAGAATATTTAGCACAAACTGAAGCATGTATTCAGAAGATACAGGCCGTTTAA
- a CDS encoding C40 family peptidase, which yields MKFRKMLAVTITFATLAACSSSPSPSQLGQTAQKPLSKSEQLTTNAYMSVYEQWKGVPYHFGGSSFRGVDCSAFVQIAVQNATQQALPRTTKDQSQKGKEIAYEQATSGDLVFFKTSMTVRHVGVYLGNNQFLHASTSKGVIISRLDNPYWASKFWHFRRL from the coding sequence ATGAAATTCAGAAAAATGCTTGCAGTTACAATAACTTTCGCAACATTAGCTGCATGTAGCTCGTCCCCTTCTCCTTCTCAGCTTGGTCAGACTGCACAGAAACCTTTATCAAAGTCAGAACAATTGACTACAAATGCTTATATGAGTGTCTATGAGCAGTGGAAAGGCGTGCCATACCATTTCGGTGGAAGCTCATTCCGCGGTGTAGATTGCTCCGCTTTTGTACAAATTGCAGTCCAAAATGCTACCCAACAAGCACTACCAAGAACCACAAAAGATCAGAGTCAAAAGGGAAAAGAGATTGCGTATGAACAGGCAACAAGTGGCGATTTGGTGTTTTTTAAGACATCGATGACTGTACGACACGTGGGTGTTTACTTAGGAAATAATCAATTCCTACATGCATCTACGTCGAAAGGTGTGATTATATCGAGGCTAGATAACCCTTATTGGGCCTCCAAGTTTTGGCACTTTAGGCGTTTATAG